In Bacillus toyonensis BCT-7112, a single window of DNA contains:
- a CDS encoding MarR family winged helix-turn-helix transcriptional regulator, producing the protein MDEKQHFFHIVSQTSRKFTKKFNERVSPTGLFSAQWAVIFRINQTGSCTQTELCQYLNVESPTMTRTLTRIETMGWIIRTEGKDRREKLISLSETAIKMIPVWQEEVDTFEEKTLDGINEDDLHQAFQVLQQIIKNLD; encoded by the coding sequence ATGGACGAAAAACAACATTTTTTTCACATCGTCAGCCAGACTTCTCGAAAGTTTACGAAGAAATTTAATGAACGCGTATCTCCAACTGGGTTATTTAGTGCGCAGTGGGCTGTTATTTTTCGTATTAATCAAACCGGTTCTTGTACACAAACAGAATTATGCCAATATTTAAATGTTGAATCACCAACGATGACTCGTACGTTAACACGTATAGAAACGATGGGCTGGATTATTCGTACAGAAGGAAAAGATCGCCGTGAGAAGCTTATTTCTTTATCCGAAACAGCTATAAAAATGATTCCAGTATGGCAAGAAGAAGTGGATACTTTCGAAGAAAAGACGCTAGATGGTATTAACGAAGATGACTTACATCAAGCATTTCAAGTGTTACAACAAATTATTAAAAACTTAGATTAA
- a CDS encoding MFS transporter codes for MQSEKLWTKDFLGTCFSSLFLFLTFYMLMTTLPVYVIDGLKGKPEEIGLVATVFLISSVLCRPFTGKWLDDLGRKKILFISLSLFLAATVMYFGAQSLFLLLALRFLHGIGFGMATTATGTIVTDVAPAHRRGEALAYFGVFMSLPMVIGPFLGLTIISHFSFTVLFIVCSVFSLLAFLLGLLVNIPHEAPVKKQKREKMKWKDLIEPSSIPIALTGFVLAFSYSGILSFIPIYAKELGLADIASYFFIVYALVVVISRPFTGKIFDRYGENVLVYPAIIIFTIGMFALSQAQTPFWFLSAGVLIGLGYGTLIPSFQTIAISAAPNHRRGSATATYFSFFDSGIGFGSFILGIVAAKSSYHNMYFIAAIIVAFTLLLLFINCTTQFYVFFECHSNPQPLSS; via the coding sequence ATGCAAAGTGAAAAACTTTGGACGAAGGATTTCCTCGGAACTTGTTTTAGTAGTCTATTTCTCTTTTTAACATTCTATATGCTTATGACTACTTTACCTGTCTATGTAATAGACGGCCTAAAAGGAAAACCTGAGGAAATTGGTTTAGTTGCAACTGTTTTTCTTATTTCTTCTGTTTTATGTAGACCATTTACAGGAAAATGGCTCGATGACTTAGGAAGAAAGAAAATATTATTTATTTCACTTTCATTATTTTTAGCCGCTACTGTTATGTATTTCGGTGCGCAAAGTTTATTTTTATTACTTGCCCTTCGCTTCTTACATGGTATTGGCTTTGGGATGGCGACGACAGCAACTGGTACGATTGTAACTGATGTTGCGCCAGCTCATAGACGAGGCGAAGCACTTGCTTATTTCGGCGTATTTATGAGTCTGCCGATGGTAATTGGTCCTTTTTTAGGTTTAACAATTATTTCTCATTTTTCGTTTACTGTACTATTTATCGTTTGTTCCGTATTTTCATTACTTGCATTTTTATTAGGATTACTTGTAAATATTCCACATGAAGCACCAGTGAAAAAACAAAAACGAGAAAAAATGAAGTGGAAAGATTTAATTGAACCATCTTCTATTCCAATCGCTCTGACAGGATTTGTTTTAGCCTTTTCTTATAGTGGTATTTTATCCTTTATTCCTATATATGCGAAAGAGCTCGGTTTAGCCGATATTGCAAGTTATTTCTTCATTGTATACGCACTTGTTGTTGTAATTTCTCGTCCATTTACAGGAAAGATTTTTGACCGCTACGGCGAAAACGTACTTGTTTATCCAGCTATTATTATTTTCACAATTGGGATGTTCGCATTAAGTCAAGCGCAAACTCCATTTTGGTTCCTAAGCGCAGGTGTATTAATCGGTTTAGGTTATGGAACATTAATTCCAAGTTTCCAAACGATTGCAATTTCTGCGGCGCCAAATCATCGACGTGGTTCTGCGACAGCTACGTACTTCTCATTCTTTGATAGTGGTATTGGCTTTGGTTCTTTCATTTTAGGTATCGTCGCAGCGAAATCAAGTTATCATAATATGTATTTTATCGCAGCTATTATCGTTGCGTTCACTTTACTTCTATTATTCATAAACTGTACTACGCAGTTTTACGTATTTTTCGAGTGTCACAGTAATCCGCAACCCCTTTCTTCTTAA
- a CDS encoding YwiC-like family protein: protein MKLVIPKQHGAWAMLVIPFLLSVILGKPTFYHIPLFLAWFFIYLATYPFLMYIKQKRKKEFLHAAIVYFIIAFVFGMISLLYEWRVLLFVAAMIPLFIVNMYYARQKNERALLNDICAIIVFCIGGLVSYYFSMKLIDKTALFIAIISFLYFLGSTFYVKTMIREKNNPKYRIISWGYHIVLTIIIFVTNPWCSLIFIPSVIRAIMLYGKKISIIKVGILEIVNSVYFLIITAIIMKYAI from the coding sequence ATGAAGTTAGTTATTCCGAAGCAACATGGTGCATGGGCCATGCTTGTTATCCCATTTCTATTAAGTGTCATACTTGGGAAACCTACTTTTTATCATATTCCATTGTTTTTAGCTTGGTTCTTTATCTATTTAGCTACGTATCCATTTCTCATGTACATAAAACAAAAACGAAAAAAAGAGTTTTTACATGCAGCAATTGTATATTTTATTATTGCGTTCGTATTTGGGATGATTTCTCTATTATATGAATGGCGAGTTCTTTTATTCGTAGCAGCAATGATTCCATTATTTATAGTAAATATGTATTACGCTCGTCAAAAGAATGAAAGAGCACTGCTAAATGACATTTGCGCAATTATCGTTTTCTGTATAGGTGGTTTAGTTAGTTATTATTTTTCAATGAAACTCATAGATAAAACAGCTTTATTTATTGCGATTATTTCATTTTTATATTTTTTAGGAAGTACGTTTTATGTGAAGACAATGATTCGTGAAAAAAATAATCCGAAGTATCGTATTATATCATGGGGTTATCATATCGTATTAACGATAATTATATTTGTTACCAATCCATGGTGCTCTCTTATTTTTATACCAAGTGTCATTCGGGCAATTATGTTGTATGGCAAAAAAATTTCTATCATAAAAGTAGGGATTTTAGAAATTGTTAATTCTGTATATTTTTTAATCATAACGGCAATAATTATGAAGTATGCCATTTGA
- a CDS encoding ECF transporter S component: MSKRYIAFIICIFAFIIGTLLFTTLLMDGYYMVSSLFLLAVIMLPFYIRFERKAFVSREIVLVAVLAAIAAVSRVPFSILPSVQPTSFVIIVSAIVFGSETGFMIGATAAIVSNIFLGQGPWTPWQMFSWGMIGFIAGLLRNTFFMKKLWGRLLYGLIVGFLFGWIMNFWGLLGFIREATWETVIAYYVASFYFDLSHAISNVIFLLLFSTSWITILTRFKKKYGILDEHNMT; this comes from the coding sequence GTGTCCAAACGATATATTGCATTCATAATATGTATTTTTGCGTTTATAATAGGCACATTACTCTTTACTACACTCCTCATGGACGGCTATTACATGGTAAGTAGTTTGTTTTTATTAGCTGTTATTATGTTACCTTTCTATATCCGTTTTGAAAGGAAGGCGTTTGTTTCACGTGAAATTGTTCTCGTTGCCGTGTTAGCAGCAATTGCTGCGGTTAGCCGCGTACCATTTTCTATTTTACCAAGTGTACAACCAACTTCCTTTGTCATTATCGTTTCTGCAATCGTGTTTGGGAGTGAAACTGGTTTTATGATCGGGGCAACAGCCGCTATCGTATCGAACATTTTTTTAGGACAAGGTCCGTGGACACCGTGGCAAATGTTTTCGTGGGGTATGATTGGTTTTATAGCTGGACTATTACGTAATACATTTTTCATGAAAAAGCTATGGGGAAGACTCCTATACGGATTAATTGTTGGATTTTTATTTGGTTGGATTATGAACTTCTGGGGACTTCTCGGTTTTATACGAGAAGCAACGTGGGAAACCGTCATTGCGTACTATGTCGCGAGTTTTTACTTTGACTTAAGTCATGCGATTTCAAATGTTATTTTCCTACTACTATTTAGTACTTCGTGGATTACGATTCTCACAAGGTTTAAAAAGAAATACGGTATATTAGATGAGCATAACATGACATAG
- a CDS encoding ABC transporter ATP-binding protein, which produces MDMVAHAEINNLSFVYADENEKALQHISLSIQKGEFIALAGGSGSGKTTLLKHFKKELLPIGTRSGEMFYEDVLLEEVPDLLSAQEIGMVFQNPENQLVMDTVIQELAFSLENIGLPSHIIQKRIAELISFLGFQDLLHQSVHTLSGGQKQLVNLAAVLVMQPKLLLLDEPTAQLDPIAAKEFLGLLKRINEELGITIILSEHRLDEVIPLATRVVCMDNGRIVYDGSPKTVIAKMWKVENFRPFIPQIPRLFLEWNARDIPFTVREAQMKMNDFSAISYVNEQMVQREKQEVMLSAEHISFQYEKNSPLILRDLTVAIEKGKWVALVGKNGTGKSTLLTILAGLQKARRGKVKWHGKVIHKIDSKERFKRIGYVSQHPYYHFTFDTVWQEVYERARELYGEQGKEIAKDMLKQFWLHSLKERHPHDCSGGEQQLLALCTTLLSKPTLLLLDEPTKGLDPWKKERVGELFRKLQKEGTTIVMATHDIEFAAKYVDQCMMLFDGTVIMNDAPKEFFSGNFFYTTSINRFIRKELPYALTWEDVYEACPNDILHS; this is translated from the coding sequence ATGGATATGGTGGCGCATGCAGAAATAAACAATTTATCATTTGTATATGCTGATGAAAATGAAAAAGCGTTACAGCATATTTCTCTTTCTATTCAAAAAGGAGAGTTTATAGCGCTAGCTGGAGGATCCGGATCTGGGAAGACGACATTATTAAAACATTTTAAAAAGGAGTTACTTCCAATTGGCACGCGTTCGGGAGAGATGTTTTATGAAGATGTATTATTAGAGGAAGTACCTGACTTATTATCTGCCCAAGAAATTGGGATGGTATTTCAAAACCCAGAAAATCAGCTTGTAATGGATACAGTGATTCAAGAATTAGCATTTTCTTTAGAAAATATCGGATTACCATCACATATTATTCAAAAACGAATAGCCGAGCTCATTAGCTTCTTAGGATTTCAAGATTTATTGCATCAATCTGTTCATACGTTATCTGGTGGGCAAAAACAACTTGTCAATTTAGCTGCGGTATTAGTTATGCAGCCGAAACTATTATTATTAGATGAACCAACGGCGCAATTAGATCCAATTGCTGCGAAAGAGTTTTTAGGATTGTTAAAACGTATTAATGAAGAACTTGGAATTACGATTATTTTAAGTGAACATCGTTTAGATGAAGTGATACCACTTGCAACACGCGTTGTTTGTATGGATAACGGCCGAATTGTTTATGATGGTAGTCCTAAAACAGTTATAGCGAAAATGTGGAAAGTAGAAAACTTCCGTCCATTTATTCCGCAAATTCCAAGGTTGTTTTTAGAATGGAATGCGAGAGATATTCCGTTTACAGTGCGAGAAGCACAAATGAAAATGAATGACTTTTCAGCGATATCATATGTGAATGAGCAGATGGTACAACGTGAAAAACAAGAAGTAATGTTAAGTGCAGAACATATTTCTTTTCAATATGAAAAAAATAGTCCGCTTATTTTACGAGATTTAACAGTTGCGATTGAAAAAGGAAAATGGGTAGCGCTCGTTGGGAAAAATGGTACTGGGAAGTCTACACTGTTAACGATTTTAGCAGGATTGCAAAAAGCGAGAAGAGGGAAAGTAAAGTGGCATGGTAAAGTGATACATAAAATTGATTCGAAAGAACGATTTAAAAGGATCGGGTATGTATCACAGCATCCGTATTATCATTTTACATTTGATACAGTGTGGCAAGAAGTTTATGAACGTGCTCGTGAATTATATGGAGAACAAGGAAAAGAAATAGCAAAAGATATGTTGAAACAGTTTTGGTTACATTCGCTTAAAGAGCGCCATCCACATGATTGTAGCGGGGGAGAGCAACAACTACTTGCATTATGTACAACGTTATTATCAAAACCAACGCTATTACTACTTGATGAACCGACAAAAGGGTTAGACCCATGGAAGAAAGAAAGAGTAGGGGAGCTATTTAGGAAATTACAAAAAGAAGGTACAACCATTGTAATGGCAACGCATGATATTGAGTTCGCAGCGAAATATGTTGATCAGTGCATGATGTTATTTGATGGAACAGTCATTATGAATGATGCACCGAAAGAATTTTTTAGCGGTAACTTCTTTTATACAACATCTATTAATCGATTCATTCGAAAAGAATTGCCATATGCATTAACGTGGGAGGATGTGTACGAAGCGTGTCCAAACGATATATTGCATTCATAA
- a CDS encoding energy-coupling factor transporter transmembrane component T — protein sequence MKISFSSLHPFVNFFYYIGVMILCMMCLHPLFLIGAILLIVILNVIQGNSEKIRKMLPSTIVFFFMVILFNSLLTHRGRTTLFWLGDSRIKLEAIMFGLVMGLLLVAIMFTFASYNDIISSHKFLYLFSRISPKVALLTMITVRFVPLFIRRLQKITLVQKTKGVQVDSGSIVERVKNGMQLLQVLLICSLEDALQTADSMQARGFGVTKRTTYIRYRMEKRDWYTLSYLMILFITAIICSKYGGGKLIIYPKVEFILFHQYDGMMFVAFTLFISLPIIMEGREWIWWRMQK from the coding sequence ATGAAAATAAGTTTTTCTTCTTTACATCCTTTTGTGAATTTTTTCTATTATATTGGGGTGATGATACTATGTATGATGTGTCTTCATCCTCTTTTTTTAATTGGAGCAATTTTATTAATCGTTATTTTAAATGTGATACAAGGGAATAGCGAAAAGATAAGAAAGATGTTACCGAGCACAATCGTATTCTTTTTTATGGTAATTTTATTTAATTCGTTATTAACGCATAGAGGTCGAACTACGTTATTTTGGTTAGGTGATAGCCGTATTAAGCTGGAGGCAATTATGTTTGGACTAGTAATGGGGTTATTACTAGTTGCGATTATGTTTACGTTTGCTTCGTATAATGATATTATTTCAAGTCATAAATTTTTATATTTGTTTTCGAGAATTTCACCGAAAGTTGCATTGTTAACGATGATTACAGTGAGGTTTGTGCCTTTGTTTATTAGACGATTACAGAAAATAACACTCGTCCAAAAGACAAAAGGTGTGCAGGTAGATTCAGGTTCAATTGTTGAACGAGTGAAAAATGGCATGCAGTTACTGCAAGTATTATTAATTTGCTCGTTAGAAGATGCACTTCAAACGGCAGATTCTATGCAAGCTCGTGGATTTGGTGTAACGAAACGTACGACGTATATTCGGTATAGAATGGAAAAACGTGATTGGTATACGCTCAGTTATTTAATGATTTTATTTATAACTGCTATCATATGTAGTAAGTATGGCGGAGGAAAATTGATCATTTATCCGAAAGTCGAATTTATTCTATTCCACCAATACGATGGAATGATGTTTGTAGCATTTACGCTGTTTATTAGTTTACCAATCATAATGGAAGGAAGGGAATGGATATGGTGGCGCATGCAGAAATAA
- a CDS encoding DUF4430 domain-containing protein, which produces MSKMKWFISLMLSLGLLAGCEEAAVKPEKKVEPKQEEVAKQEEPKEEVKPEEKQAEPEQKQQEEKQEQKVAEQPKEEKPQEQPEVKKEEKPQEQSATKQPEQQKAQEEKQQQPKAQEVKEEAKVVNQPKETPKQEQKVDPNKENKTIPTPPVPTPVPPKPDPVPVPKPQAKQVTISVKGHEGYLLGAKKVDVQEGDTVYKVLQRTGLDVDASGSKDSIYVKGINDLYEKDIADTSGWKYRVNGAFPNRSAGVVTVKPGDTIEWVYVLK; this is translated from the coding sequence ATGAGTAAGATGAAGTGGTTCATTTCTTTAATGCTTTCACTCGGGCTACTTGCCGGATGTGAAGAGGCGGCTGTAAAGCCTGAGAAGAAAGTAGAGCCAAAGCAAGAAGAGGTAGCAAAACAAGAAGAACCGAAAGAAGAAGTGAAACCGGAAGAGAAACAAGCTGAGCCGGAACAGAAACAACAAGAAGAGAAACAAGAACAAAAAGTAGCAGAGCAGCCGAAAGAGGAAAAGCCGCAGGAACAACCTGAAGTAAAGAAAGAAGAGAAACCTCAGGAGCAATCTGCTACTAAACAACCAGAACAACAAAAAGCACAAGAAGAGAAACAACAGCAACCGAAAGCACAGGAAGTAAAAGAAGAAGCAAAGGTTGTCAATCAGCCGAAAGAAACACCAAAGCAGGAGCAAAAGGTAGATCCGAATAAAGAGAATAAAACGATACCGACTCCGCCCGTACCAACTCCTGTACCACCAAAACCAGATCCAGTACCGGTACCTAAACCACAAGCAAAACAAGTTACTATCTCCGTAAAAGGACATGAAGGGTACTTATTAGGTGCGAAAAAGGTTGATGTACAAGAAGGTGATACTGTTTATAAAGTGTTGCAGCGTACAGGATTAGATGTTGATGCAAGTGGATCAAAAGATAGTATTTATGTAAAAGGTATTAATGATTTATATGAAAAAGATATTGCCGATACTAGTGGATGGAAATATCGTGTGAATGGTGCATTTCCGAACCGTAGTGCTGGTGTAGTTACAGTAAAACCAGGAGATACAATTGAGTGGGTATATGTATTAAAATAA
- a CDS encoding DUF4430 domain-containing protein, with translation MAMLKKWLLTSLMAVILVFVSFANTVHITFAEGNTAKLAIVGESQNGIMLCPKEEQIKDGETALSLLQKVMGDKVEAETMSFGTYVKGIDGLMAGATSGWLYDVNDKSAEVGADSYKLKSGDVVVFRFVSDWSNMSQETLQQTLDKFGTCKTVEEPKTDDPKQEKPEEPKTDDPKQEKPEEPKTDDPKQEKPEEPKTDDPKQENPDGTKTPEQPKQENIQVPAAQVNEAISKTSEKMLQDGIESDWVALGLSRSGKNVPIEAQLNYVKAVTEKVEKRINRFSATDLARTIIMMNAMSADPKKVGGHNLVQKLYESDKVNSVTGYTFALLAFDTNKYEIPVEAKWNRVALVDAILNTQHTDGGWTYTSSGSKDSASSVDVTGMVLSALAPYQDRSDVKPAVQKAVAYLYNEQLKNGGFSADGQENSNSTAQAIIGLSLVKDVDQNRLHKAVQSLLSYQLPNGEFKWLPSDQNGNGMATEQALLALVQFKEIGKSIYDWSNVGDDEVIKPKPIEEPENKVIEKEITEEPKEQKQIQQETKDEDVKVVVDNKPVKNENMLPKTGASSHSTATEVGMGVLCIASAYVLWRRKAA, from the coding sequence ATGGCAATGTTGAAAAAATGGCTGCTTACGTCGTTAATGGCAGTTATACTTGTATTTGTTTCTTTTGCGAATACAGTACATATTACGTTTGCTGAAGGAAATACAGCAAAACTTGCAATTGTTGGTGAATCACAAAATGGCATTATGTTATGTCCGAAAGAAGAGCAAATTAAAGATGGGGAAACAGCTTTAAGTTTGCTGCAAAAAGTCATGGGGGACAAAGTAGAAGCTGAAACGATGTCGTTTGGAACGTATGTAAAAGGCATTGATGGGCTAATGGCCGGGGCTACAAGTGGCTGGCTGTATGATGTAAATGATAAATCTGCAGAAGTTGGAGCGGATAGTTATAAATTAAAATCTGGAGATGTTGTTGTTTTCCGTTTTGTTTCAGACTGGAGCAATATGAGTCAAGAAACATTACAACAAACATTAGATAAATTTGGTACTTGTAAAACGGTAGAAGAACCAAAAACAGATGATCCAAAACAAGAAAAACCAGAAGAACCAAAGACGGATGATCCAAAACAAGAGAAACCAGAAGAACCAAAGACGGATGATCCAAAACAAGAGAAACCAGAAGAGCCAAAAACAGATGATCCAAAACAGGAAAATCCAGATGGAACAAAAACACCAGAACAACCAAAGCAAGAGAACATTCAAGTTCCAGCAGCGCAAGTAAACGAAGCAATTTCTAAAACGTCTGAAAAGATGTTACAAGATGGAATAGAGAGTGATTGGGTAGCTCTAGGGCTTTCTCGTTCTGGAAAGAATGTACCAATTGAGGCGCAATTAAATTATGTTAAGGCAGTAACAGAAAAAGTGGAAAAGCGTATAAATCGTTTTTCAGCAACAGATTTAGCTAGAACGATTATTATGATGAATGCAATGAGTGCAGACCCTAAAAAGGTAGGCGGACATAACTTAGTTCAAAAATTGTATGAATCTGATAAAGTAAATTCTGTTACAGGTTATACATTTGCGTTACTTGCCTTTGATACGAATAAATATGAAATTCCAGTCGAAGCAAAGTGGAATCGAGTTGCTTTAGTAGATGCAATTTTAAACACGCAACATACAGATGGTGGCTGGACTTATACTAGTTCAGGTAGTAAAGATAGTGCTAGTAGCGTCGATGTAACAGGTATGGTTTTATCCGCGTTAGCACCTTATCAAGATCGATCAGATGTGAAACCAGCTGTACAAAAAGCTGTTGCGTATTTATATAACGAACAGCTAAAAAATGGTGGTTTTTCTGCTGATGGACAAGAGAATTCTAATAGTACTGCGCAAGCAATTATTGGATTATCACTTGTTAAAGATGTAGATCAAAATCGTCTTCATAAGGCAGTGCAAAGTCTGCTGTCATATCAACTTCCAAATGGTGAATTTAAATGGTTACCAAGTGATCAAAATGGTAACGGAATGGCTACAGAGCAAGCTCTTTTAGCGTTAGTTCAATTTAAAGAAATCGGAAAGTCTATTTATGACTGGTCTAATGTAGGCGATGATGAAGTAATTAAGCCGAAACCGATTGAAGAGCCAGAAAATAAGGTAATAGAAAAAGAAATTACTGAAGAACCGAAAGAACAAAAACAAATACAACAAGAAACAAAAGATGAAGATGTAAAAGTTGTTGTAGATAATAAACCAGTTAAAAATGAAAACATGCTACCGAAAACAGGAGCATCTTCTCATAGTACAGCTACAGAAGTAGGTATGGGTGTATTATGTATTGCTTCTGCATATGTATTATGGAGACGTAAAGCAGCTTAA
- the rraA gene encoding ribonuclease E activity regulator RraA: MWKTTDLCDEFEKELQICRQSFRSFGKKEQFHGKIATVKVKDDNVLVKEGLQTLPEGTVLVVDGGASTNCALLGDNLAAIAEERKLAGIIVNGYVRDSSELKNINIGILALGTMPNRSVKEGKGERNISLQFGQVEWKPNDYVYVDEDGVIISEKSLRR, translated from the coding sequence ATGTGGAAAACTACGGATCTATGTGATGAGTTTGAAAAGGAGTTACAAATATGTCGCCAGTCTTTTCGATCTTTTGGGAAGAAAGAACAATTCCACGGGAAAATTGCAACGGTGAAAGTGAAGGATGATAATGTACTAGTGAAGGAAGGATTACAAACATTACCGGAAGGAACGGTATTAGTTGTTGATGGTGGAGCGTCTACGAATTGTGCGTTACTCGGTGATAATTTGGCAGCTATTGCAGAGGAAAGAAAGCTGGCAGGAATTATTGTAAATGGATATGTTCGTGATTCTAGTGAACTAAAGAATATTAATATTGGTATTTTAGCGTTAGGGACGATGCCAAATAGAAGTGTAAAAGAAGGGAAAGGAGAACGAAATATTTCATTGCAATTTGGACAAGTAGAATGGAAGCCAAATGATTATGTTTATGTGGATGAAGATGGCGTCATTATTAGTGAAAAAAGTTTGCGTCGTTAA
- a CDS encoding endonuclease I family protein encodes MKFRNTKLAMVTLSSFFILGSASLSFTDTIHGEVASVSPQEMTVKSYDDTYYNNAIGKTGLELKKELHNIIDDHTKLSYSAVWEALRDTDEDPNNKNNVILLYTGRSQGKLTNGSGVNNWNREHVWAKSHGDFGTAAGPGTDLHHLRATDVSVNSSRGNLDFDNGGVNHLEATECKYDSDSWEPRDSVKGDIARMLFYMAVRYEGDSGEIDLELNEKVNNNKDPYMGKLSVLLKWNEQDPVDDLERKRNEIIFTKYQHNRNPFIDHPEWVNKIWN; translated from the coding sequence ATGAAGTTTCGAAATACAAAGCTTGCTATGGTTACACTATCTTCATTCTTTATTTTAGGTTCTGCATCTCTATCATTCACAGATACTATACATGGTGAAGTAGCTTCTGTATCACCACAAGAGATGACTGTAAAAAGCTATGACGATACATATTATAATAATGCAATAGGAAAAACGGGTTTGGAACTAAAGAAGGAACTTCATAATATTATTGATGATCATACAAAGTTATCATACAGTGCGGTTTGGGAAGCGCTAAGAGATACGGATGAAGATCCAAATAATAAAAACAATGTAATACTCTTATATACTGGGCGTTCGCAAGGGAAACTTACGAATGGTTCAGGAGTTAATAACTGGAACCGAGAGCATGTTTGGGCAAAATCTCATGGTGATTTTGGAACGGCTGCAGGACCTGGAACAGATCTGCATCATTTAAGAGCGACGGATGTATCTGTAAATAGTTCACGTGGAAATCTGGATTTTGATAATGGTGGTGTGAATCATTTGGAAGCGACAGAATGTAAATATGATAGTGATTCTTGGGAACCTCGTGATAGCGTAAAAGGAGACATCGCTAGAATGCTGTTTTACATGGCTGTTCGTTACGAAGGGGATAGCGGTGAAATAGATTTGGAACTAAATGAAAAGGTGAATAACAATAAAGATCCGTACATGGGGAAACTCTCTGTATTACTAAAATGGAATGAACAAGATCCGGTCGATGATTTAGAGCGAAAGCGTAATGAAATAATTTTTACAAAATATCAACATAATCGCAATCCTTTTATTGATCATCCGGAATGGGTAAATAAAATTTGGAACTAA
- a CDS encoding 5'-methylthioadenosine/S-adenosylhomocysteine nucleosidase, with protein sequence MKKNTLKKCAALVTTAALSLSILAGCNASPKQVEAKTNQKPILIQGPMPIEAESFAKRLKNVEEEKSGTFVFYKGTVDNYPVIVAKTGKGMENTAAATAVAIEKYKPIAIINQGTSGGHDPNLNVFDIVLGKQVANIGTLKTTNMDENQGIEPTKWISMDLMASEGSAGEDPNAEKIRYYEGDKDLLAAANAVKDTYTKGKVVEGTIGSADVWNNEVDRIKWFHTKYGTSVEEMEGAAAAQIAKAYDVPFLGIRVLSNNKTNGGKYNPNTAAANQEYVYEVVKKYIASMPNK encoded by the coding sequence ATGAAGAAGAATACGTTGAAAAAATGTGCTGCCCTAGTAACTACTGCTGCATTGTCACTCTCGATACTTGCGGGATGTAATGCGAGTCCGAAACAAGTTGAGGCAAAAACCAATCAAAAACCAATCTTAATTCAAGGGCCAATGCCGATAGAAGCTGAAAGTTTTGCGAAAAGGTTGAAAAATGTGGAAGAAGAAAAATCTGGAACATTTGTATTTTATAAAGGAACTGTCGACAATTATCCTGTAATCGTTGCGAAAACAGGTAAAGGAATGGAAAATACAGCAGCTGCTACAGCAGTGGCTATTGAAAAATATAAGCCTATAGCGATTATTAACCAAGGAACATCGGGTGGCCATGATCCTAATTTAAACGTATTTGATATTGTGTTAGGAAAACAAGTTGCAAATATAGGTACATTAAAAACCACAAATATGGATGAGAATCAAGGGATTGAGCCAACAAAATGGATATCTATGGATTTAATGGCTTCTGAAGGAAGTGCAGGAGAAGATCCAAATGCTGAGAAAATCCGATACTACGAGGGAGATAAGGATTTACTTGCAGCAGCTAATGCAGTGAAAGATACATATACAAAAGGTAAAGTGGTTGAGGGTACGATAGGTTCAGCAGACGTTTGGAATAATGAAGTTGATAGAATTAAGTGGTTCCATACAAAATACGGTACATCTGTAGAAGAAATGGAAGGCGCTGCTGCAGCGCAAATCGCAAAAGCTTATGACGTACCATTTTTAGGAATTAGAGTATTATCTAACAATAAAACAAACGGCGGAAAATACAATCCAAATACAGCAGCGGCAAATCAAGAATATGTATATGAAGTAGTTAAAAAGTATATAGCTTCGATGCCAAATAAATAG